In the genome of Hydractinia symbiolongicarpus strain clone_291-10 chromosome 5, HSymV2.1, whole genome shotgun sequence, one region contains:
- the LOC130644414 gene encoding 60S ribosomal protein L24-like — protein MKLELCNFSGYKIYPGHGKRFIRIDGKLFNFLNKKSERSFLMKRNPRKISWTVLYRKKHKKGTQEEVSKKRTRRNVKFQRAIQGASLEAIMAKRNQKPEVREAQRNQAIKAAKDKAKAKKAEKRSVKKAAPAGKKQPMQKAAKNVGKGVGRVGGKR, from the exons ATGAA GCTCGAGCTCTGCAACTTCAGTGGATATAAAATATATCCTGGCCACGGAAAGCGCTTCATCAGAATTGATGGCAAG cttttcaatttcttgaataaaaaaagtgagcgatcgtttttgatgaaacgAAACCCTCGTAAAATTTCTTGGACCGTATTATACAGAAAGAAACACAAGAAAGGCACACAGGAAGaagtttctaaaaaaagaacaagaagaaaTGTTAAATTTCAACGTGCTATTCAAGGTGCATCATTAGAAGCTATTATggcaaaaagaaatcaaaaacctGAAGTAAGGGAAGCACAGAGAAACCAGGCTATAAA AGCTGCAAAAGATAAAGCTAAAGCTAAGAAAGCAGAAAAAAGATCTGTTAAG aAAGCTGCACCAGCCGGCAAGAAGCAACCAATGCAAAAAGCGGCGAAAAACGTTGGAAAGGGTGTTGGAAGAGTTGGTGGTAAAAGATGA
- the LOC130644404 gene encoding monocarboxylate transporter 10-like, whose protein sequence is MLVSKKWFICFASFLIQLTVFGIHNNFGLIFHNLLKAFKQEPAETAWIGSLAMGITFFVSPFSSLITTRIGFRSLIITSTVICVFALLLSSFASSIHWLPLSYSLFWGAGAGFANHASLVLLQQNFYDKLSLANGIATSGTGVGTLILGPLLNYLLTKHSFRWAFRACAVLPLLFLFSLPFIKKNEEEVSNFFFQTSEDLLQNNNNNSHENQDGTNRNSNGGVSCHNQIITSDHENTMLYNGSDQNSKKGLSFLRIKKSACKEIFNKEIWTNRAYVIFVIGISTFLFGYFIPFVFLIEHATLNGVPTNQAQFLVGILAITATIMKVMSGLILDLQHLLGRKTLFLISMYCMAFSHLIVAFATEYWMFCLYAVVFGICEGCFVGQLAAVIVDVIHCRTQVSIALGNLFAIMSVPIMAGPVVAGKLSGLLHGYKIAFLISASVCFVGALITTLIKLYEEVPTPSLGVQINSCTARIQTENNMMNNGCTGESLVANNIVTFTAFTRSLSYREQPRYL, encoded by the exons ATGCTCGTGtcaaaaaaatggtttatttgcTTCGCTTCTTTTTTGATACAACTTACTGTGTTCGGAATTCACAACAACTTTGGATTAATCTTTCATAACTTATTAAAAGCCTTTAAACAAGAACCAGCAGAAACag CATGGATTGGCTCGCTCGCCATGggtataacattctttgtaagtCCATTCTCAAGCCTTATCACGACAAGAATCGGGTTTAGATCTCTCATCATCACCTCCACAGTTATATGcgtttttgctttattattatCGTCATTTGCTTCAAGTATTCATTGGCTACCGTTATCATACAGCCTCTTTTGGGGAGCAGGTGCTGGATTTGCTAACCACGCATCGTTAGTGTTATTGCAACAAAACTTTTATGACAAATTATCATTAGCAAATGGAATTGCAACTAGCGGGACAGGTGTTGGTACACTAATTTTAGGTCCTCTGTTAAATTATTTGTTAACAAAACATAGCTTTAGATGGGCATTTCGAGCATGCGCAGTACTtccattgttatttcttttctCGCTTccatttataaagaaaaatgaagaagaagtcagcaatttcttttttcaaacatCAGAAGATTTACTACagaataataacaacaattctCATGAAAATCAAGATGGTACCAACAGAAACAGTAATGGCGGTGTTAGCTGCCACAATCAAATTATTACTAGTGATCATGAAAACACAATGCTGTATAATGGTTCTGATCAAAATTCAAAGAAAGGATTATCTTTCCTTCGTATAAAAAAATCTGCCTGTaaagaaatatttaacaaaGAGATTTGGACAAACCGAGCCTACGTAATCTTTGTAATTGGAATCTCAACTTTTCTATTTGGATATTTCATTCCTTTTGTTTTTCTG ATTGAGCATGCTACCTTAAATGGAGTACCTACTAATCAAGCACAATTTCTTGTTGGTATATTAGCCATAACTGCAACGATCATGAAAGTAATGTCTGGTTTGATATTGGACTTACAACATCTCTTGGGAAGAAAAACACTCTTTCTTATATCTATGTATTGCATGGCATTTTCCCACTTAATCGTTGCTTTTGCGACAGAATACTGGATGTTCTGTTTATACGCTGTTGTGTTTGGAATATGCGAAGGTTGTTTTGTTGGCCAACTCGCTGCAGTTATCGTTGATGTGATACATTGCAGAACACAAGTTAGCATAGCGTTAGGAAATTTATTTGCCATAATGTCTGTACCAATAATGGCAGGTCCAGTAGTTGCAG GCAAGCTATCTGGTTTACTGCATGGTTATAAAATAGCCTTTCTTATATCCGCTTCAGTATGTTTTGTTGGAGCTCTTATAACTACACTAATAAAGCTATACGAAGAAGTTCCAACACCATCGTTGGGCGTTCAAATAAATTCTTGTACGGCAAGAATACAAACAGAGAACAATATGATGAACAATGGTTGTACTGGAGAAAGCTTGGTGGCTAACAACATCGTCACTTTTACAGCTTTTACGAGAAGTTTATCATATCGCGAACAACCTAGATATTTGTAG
- the LOC130644402 gene encoding baculoviral IAP repeat-containing protein 3-like codes for MEHKNYENYRDRLNCYNEKRWPPETPVYIKELAEAGFVYTGLNDTVFCFRCGITVSDWREGDDPLKRHEALNKQCAFLVKRLKDVSPSSNQRDESRFYKSLDDFERESLLYDWDPEHGVVRRNLVAQSTTSIEDKKNYAINSPDKPKDDNTAEMNQPSLAHKYMRFEVDRFQSFAVCPINKHWPSPELLASAGFFYLNDSKGMACFCCGVVVDDWETSDQDAVKRHQSISANCAFIHGKPCGNVASDGEHEFIPEMQMLNITSQESAPNISPDQQNHTERSFEPNPMERHSQLTQMAPQYPLQPPVTLAIPAMDLSDKAKRLGTFITYPRNAAVQPVELAEAGFFYVGKGDGVRCYKCDVSLRQFEEGDKAWSEHLRYSPACPLVIKHLRIINGMAYQNQYVETQPVSTSPPDPRYPAQPNGHFPFRPEYAEYTWNGIQNGYPYKPSYNEQNYPSNGHVRPMNGYHNEQHVNNSPVQSLSQYQNKYSQELRHPSIPHMPQPQWQMVRPNFRPYDLTNNQLVPSTYALHPSQQMSRNRIPLHHQMSSPLESQANEQSIDTSSHVRHNSAPSLVNQVTKNAMSVPSSLNSPSSSPNSSRHIRQIDNRNEPTLTSVSQSSLDSLLDMGFKREDVLKTIKCYTEYSPKPFKTPDDLAQAVMYFQQHGHLEGTPFGKNLTTDPSEEGKSMIYDRAKRKEVNEEANAKNCKICTICFDADVEVTFVPCGHLVVCQSCALGVKDCPICRLPIEDTVRTYFFGN; via the exons CTAAACTGTTATAATGAAAAAAGGTGGCCTCCAGAAACACCAGTGTATATCAAAGAATTGGCAGAAGCTGGTTTTGTATATACTGGCCTTAACGACAcagttttttgttttcgttgtgGCATAACAGTTTCTGATTGGCGTGAAGGAGATGATCCCTTGAAGCGTCATGAAGCTCTAAATAAACAATGTGCATTTTTAGTAAAACGTTTAAAAGATGTTTCTCCTTCCTCAAATCAAAGGGATGAATCAAGATTTTACAAATCTTTGGATGATTTTGAACGTGAATCACTACTATATGACTGGGATCCAGAACATGGAGTTGTGCGCAGAAATCTTGTTGCACAAAGCACTACTAGTATCgaggacaaaaaaaattatgctatcAACTCACCAGATAAACCTAAGGATGATAATACGGCAGAAATGAATCAACCCAG TCTTGCTCACAAGTACATGCGTTTTGAAGTAGACAGATTCCAAAGTTTTGCTGTTTGTCCTATCAACAAACATTGGCCATCACCTGAGCTGCTAGCCTCTGCTGGATTCTTTTATTTGAACGACTCCAAAGGCATGGCTTGTTTTTGTTGTGGTGTAGTAGTGGACGACTGGGAGACATCAGATCAAGATGCTGTAAAGAGACACCA GTCAATTTCTGCAAATTGTGCGTTTATTCATGGAAAGCCTTGTGGTAATGTAGCCAGCGATGGCGAGCATGAATTTATACCAGAAATGCAAATGTTAAATATAACTTCGCAAGAAAGTGCACCGAATATATCACCAGATCAACAAAACCACACTGAAAGATCATTTGAGCCTAATCCTATGGAAAGACATTCTCAACTAACTCAAATGGCCCCTCAATATCCTCTGCAACCGCCGGTAACATTAGCTATACCTGCAATGGATCTGTCAGATAAAGCCAAACGTCTTGGCACCTTTATCACCTACCCAAGAAATGCTGCTGTGCAACCGGTTGAATTAGCGGAAGCCGGCTTTTTTTACGTCGGGAAAGGTGATGGTGTGCGGTGTTACAAGTGTGATGTTTCACTTCGTCAATTTGAGGAAGGAGATAAAGCATGGTCAGAACACTTACGATATTCTCCCGCTTGCCCGCTTGTTATTAAGCATTTGCGTATTATTAACGGTATGGCCTATCAAAATCAGTACGTAGAAACTCAACCAGTGAGCACATCACCTCCAGATCCTAGATATCCGGCTCAACCCAATGGACACTTTCCATTTCGACCAGAATATGCTGAATATACATGGAATGGAATACAAAATGGATACCCTTACAAACCAAGCTATAATGAACAGAATTACCCGAGTAATGGACATGTTAGACCAATGAATGGGTACCACAATGAACAACATGTTAATAATTCACCCGTACAATCTCTCTCACAATACCAAAATAAGTACTCTCAAGAACTACGCCACCCATCCATACCACATATGCCGCAACCGCAGTGGCAAATGGTACGTCCCAATTTCAGGCCTTACGACCTTACAAATAATCAATTAGTTCCATCGACGTATGCTTTACATCCGTCTCAACAAATGTCCAGAAATAGGATTCCGCTTCATCACCAAATGTCAAGTCCGTTAGAGTCCCAGGCAAATGAACAATCTATTGATACATCATCGCATGTGCGGCACAATAGCGCTCCTTCACTAGTAAACCAGGTTACAAAAAACGCCATGTCCGTGCCGTCTTCGTTAAACAGTCCAAGCTCTTCTCCAAACTCATCACGTCATATTAGACAAATTGACAATAGAAATGAACCTACATTGACAAGTGTTTCTCAAAGTAGTCTAGACAGCCTACTCGATATGGGTTTTAAAAGAGAGGACGTGTTAAAAACTATTAAATGTTACACTGAGTATTCCCCAAAACCTTTCAAAACGCCAGATGATTTAGCGCAGGCAGTGATGTATTTCCAACAGCACGGACATCTAGAAGGAACACCGTTTGGAAAAAACCTTACAACCGATCCGAGTGAAGAAGGCAAAAGTATGATATATGATCGAGCAAAGAGAAAAGAAGTCAACGAAGAGGCGAATGCAAAAAACTGTAAGATATGCACCATTTGTTTTGACGCTGATGTGGAAGTAACGTTTGTACCCTGTGGACATCTTGTTGTTTGTCAGTCATGCGCACTTGGTGTGAAGGATTGTCCAATATGCCGGTTGCCGATTGAGGATACCGTGAGGACGTATTTTTTTGGCAATTAA
- the LOC130644403 gene encoding rho GTPase-activating protein gacU-like, with amino-acid sequence MKELFCASDKKLSQPEVAGILDTAINKSGERMFRVRWKDTWEYEDLLKDYKSKIQEYWKKCEKCYEYLPKSNPSEKPSPFSIDQMSRTTMLDRTGKSITKVNRLKRRTTHKLENIVSKLKKSRQEDYKDPNNNNSNEDNNNKKDNVNNNNNDKNIENNNKNDNTSTTSNNNNDNNSSGKHDNSNFSNPFSETTPKISKIWSPYLNQPRQPNVQCHQDRHLHERHCPSLTDRRECETSKEFCYKRHLKKDMQYFKRSVFDSTSVVKHTKNVDSIYLNNKRRNTGVEHKEYAQIINESNSQYRHDVDDWHDEKSSFVTQLEEKDHMNYLNTLTMASTYKKEDKQTEREGSDNDSSGGESSSSGNKSNYGESVNMTLTLESYKANKNKIKLSDNLESDKIAETKCEKCNKRFYRRSQLLRHLSNHVVHECHKCHAVFYCVRKFKRHLSTHESFPCEFCDEEFYDASAWYQHRAKHTMMECSSCDMVFYNKSSLLKHRITHSEYLCPVCYHGFKDMNIWLPHRAYHGRTYGNTINSPLLRCTECKRTFSTQDIFLKHKCIYPSRDQLTVRDSKVSPLSKQDISDLIGVDQTSNFKA; translated from the exons ATGAAAGAACTTTTTTGCGCTTCCGATAAAAAATTAAGTCAACCAGAAGTGGCTGGTATTCTGGACACTGCAATAAATAAG AGTGGTGAAAGAATGTTTCGTGTGAGGTGGAAAGATACGTGGGAATACGAAGATTTGTTGAAGGATTACAAATCCAAAATTCAAGAGTATTGGAAAAAG TGCGAAAAGTGTTATGAGTATTTACCCAAGTCTAATCCATCTGAGAAGCCGTCACCGTTCAGTATCGATCAAATGAGTCGAACAACAATGTTAGATCGTACTGGCAAGAGTATCACGAAAGTTAACCGTTTAAAACGTCGAACAACACACAAACTGGAAAATATTGTTTCAAAATTAAAGAAATCGAGACAAGAGGATTATAAAGATCccaataacaacaacagcaacgaggacaacaacaacaaaaaagacaatgtcaacaacaacaacaatgacaaaaACATTgagaacaacaataaaaacgaTAACACAAGCACcaccagcaacaacaacaatgacaataACAGCAGTGGTAAACATGACAACAGCAATTTCAGCAATCCATTTAGTGAGACTACGCCAAAAATAAGCAAAATTTGGTCCCCATACTTAAACCAGCCTAGACAACCCAACGTACAATGCCATCAAGATAGACACCTCCATGAGAGGCACTGTCCGTCTTTAACTGATAGAAGAGAATGTGAGACCAGCAAAGAATTCTGTTATAAAAGGCACCTTAAAAAAGATATGCAATATTTTAAACGAAGTGTGTTTGATTCAACATCCGTGGTTAAACACACTAAAAATGTCGATTCGATATACCTCAACAACAAGAGAAGAAATACAGGTGTGGAACACAAAGAGTATGCGCAAATTATAAATGAGAGTAATTCTCAATATCGGCATGATGTTGATGATTGGCATGACGAGAAATCAAGTTTCGTCACACAACTTGAAGAAAAGGATCATATGAACTATTTGAATACGTTAACAATGGCCTCCACTTATAAGAAGGAAGACAAGCAAACAGAGAGAGAGGGTAGCGACAACGACAGCAGTGGTGGAGAGTCATCAAGTAGCGGAAATAAATCCAATTATGGTGAGTCTGTAAACATGACCTTAACGCTGGAAAGTTATAAggcaaataagaacaaaattaaactatcgGATAATTTGGAATCAGATAAAATTGCTgaaacaaaatgtgaaaaatgtaataaaagatTTTATCGCCGCAGTCAGCTCTTACGCCATTTATCTAACCATGTAGTTCACGAATGTCATAAATGCCACGCAGTTTTCTACTGCGTGCGAAAGTTTAAGCGGCATCTGTCTACACACGAGAGTTTTCCTTGTGAGTTCTGCGATGAAGAGTTCTACGATGCGTCTGCTTGGTATCAACACAGAGCAAAACACACAATGATGGAGTGTTCAAGTTGCGATATGGTGTTTTACAACAAGTCATCGCTACTTAAGCACCGTATAACACATTCAGAATATTTGTGCCCTGTTTGTTATCATGGATTCAAAGACATGAACATCTGGTTACCCCACCGCGCCTACCATGGACGAACGTACGGCAATACGATCAATTCTCCGTTGCTGAGGTGTACGGAATGCAAAAGAACATTTTCTACTCAGGACATTTTCTTAAAACACAAGTGCATCTATCCATCAAGGGATCAACTAACTGTCCGTGACAGCAAAGTGAGCCCGCTAAGTAAGCAAGACATTTCGGATTTAATTGGTGTAGATCAAACATCCAATTTCAAGGCATGA
- the LOC130644411 gene encoding homeobox protein 12-like: MDSLFRNSDMFKYRSGFDNFFQGNVFPSTRRRRYQPNRRTFSAKDLPINGFFDMDEEFRQPQQRCHCGNCNGMKEYKNNLINQPRDFLVTDQEFISGDDVSNNKDFNENENTKILNKSDDYNRDNSDANETNEITLEGKTNEEEEENKDLEIKKTEDLSADSDKENNNNIDSNIHYNEQRTDVNEVNAHEKVLKNTEIEDINKKLHHIEEIKTKVKELEAKVDDFVDNVRNKNYLFCEEMLMKCLLELDNILANGEEKIRSARKAVVMKINENIKKLEGKLSQNTIT; this comes from the coding sequence atggaTTCATTATTTCGGAATTCTGATATGTTTAAGTATCGTAGTGGATTTGACAACTTTTTCCAAGGAAATGTTTTTCCTTCCACTAGGAGGAGACGATATCAACCTAATAGAAGAACTTTTAGTGCTAAAGATTTACCAATTAATGGTTTTTTTGACATGGATGAGGAGTTTCGTCAGCCTCAACAAAGATGTCATTGTGGTAACTGTAATGGCAtgaaagaatataaaaacaatttaataaaTCAACCTAGAGATTTTCTTGTAACAGATCAAGAGTTTATAAGTGGCGATGATGTATCAAATAACAAGGACTtcaatgaaaatgaaaacacaaagattttaaataaaagtgATGATTATAACAGGGACAATAGTGATGCAAATGAAACAAATGAAATCACCCTAGAAGGTAAAACaaacgaagaagaagaagaaaataaagatttggaAATAAAGAAAACTGAAGACTTAAGTGCTGATAgtgataaagaaaataataacaatattgACAGTAATATTCATTATAATGAACAAAGAACTGATGTAAATGAGGTTAATGCCCATGAAAAAGTGTTGAAAAATACAGAGATTGAAGACATAAATAAAAAGCTACACCATATTgaagaaatcaaaacaaaagtaaaaGAGCTGGAGGCAAAAGTTGATGATTTTGTTGATAATGttcgaaataaaaattacttattctgTGAGGAGATGTTAATGAAATGTCTCCTAGAATTGGATAATATTTTGGCGAACGGAGAAGAAAAAATAAGGAGTGCCAGAAAAGCTGTTGTGATGAAGATAAATgagaacattaaaaaattagaaGGAAAATTGAGCCAAAATACAATCACTTAA